Proteins encoded by one window of Verrucomicrobiota bacterium:
- a CDS encoding ATP-binding cassette domain-containing protein, with amino-acid sequence PPRVYVFDGRVQASPVGLRERIAIVSPELQARYLQQDWSLTVGQVVASGFALTDYVHHNPDAGQRGRVDVLLDRLGIAALRRRNVQQLSQGELRRTLIARALANRPRILILDEFCDGLDAAARRGLIERLSDFTRDGMQLLYTTHRPGELPACITHLLALEDGRIAWQGPKSKPGRTRVDSGLAPEAPLAPSLSPHRMRGGGARRPDEGCSVKGAAGLDCTFLFRLRGVSVFLDRKPVLRGVHWRMNADENWAVLGRNGAGKSTFLKLLAGEVHPALGGEVRRFGADARHTLWQVRRRIGQVSADFQAAYRDDITGEQAIASGFFGSIGLLRRRPTAEHLRVVRGLVKRFGLGAFAKQSVQRMSYGELRRILLARALVHDPAVLLLDEPFDGLDLESKLALQAALDDLSRNGTRLLVVTHHLDDLPRCITHAAVLEAGRVVASGAVGGIAIRESIGRWFDRHIRPTS; translated from the coding sequence CCACCGCGCGTCTATGTCTTCGACGGCCGGGTGCAGGCCAGTCCCGTCGGCTTGCGCGAACGCATCGCGATCGTTTCGCCCGAGTTGCAGGCGCGCTACCTCCAGCAAGATTGGTCGCTCACGGTCGGGCAGGTCGTGGCGTCGGGCTTTGCGCTCACCGACTACGTCCATCACAACCCCGACGCGGGCCAGCGCGGGCGTGTGGATGTCCTGCTCGATCGCCTCGGCATCGCCGCGCTGCGGCGTCGAAACGTCCAGCAACTCTCGCAGGGCGAACTGCGCCGCACGCTCATCGCCCGCGCGCTCGCCAACCGGCCGCGCATCCTCATCCTCGACGAATTCTGCGACGGCCTCGATGCTGCCGCGCGCCGCGGATTGATCGAACGGCTGAGTGACTTCACGCGCGACGGCATGCAATTGCTTTACACGACGCATCGCCCCGGCGAACTGCCCGCGTGCATCACGCACCTGCTGGCGCTCGAAGACGGCCGCATCGCGTGGCAGGGGCCGAAATCCAAACCCGGCAGGACGCGCGTTGATTCCGGTCTTGCTCCGGAAGCTCCCCTCGCCCCATCCCTCTCGCCTCATCGGATGAGGGGAGGGGGTGCCCGGAGGCCGGATGAGGGGTGTTCGGTCAAAGGGGCAGCCGGGCTTGACTGCACATTCCTGTTCCGCCTTCGCGGCGTGTCGGTGTTCCTCGACCGCAAGCCCGTGTTGCGCGGCGTGCACTGGCGGATGAACGCGGACGAAAACTGGGCCGTGCTCGGGCGCAACGGCGCCGGCAAGTCCACCTTCCTGAAACTGCTCGCCGGCGAGGTGCATCCCGCGCTCGGCGGCGAAGTGCGGAGGTTCGGCGCGGACGCGCGCCACACGTTGTGGCAGGTGCGCCGCCGCATCGGGCAGGTGTCCGCGGATTTCCAGGCCGCGTATCGCGACGACATCACGGGCGAGCAGGCCATCGCTTCCGGCTTCTTCGGCAGCATCGGCCTGTTGCGGCGGCGGCCGACGGCGGAACACCTGCGCGTCGTGCGCGGACTCGTGAAGCGATTCGGCCTCGGCGCGTTCGCGAAGCAAAGCGTGCAGCGCATGTCCTACGGGGAGCTTCGCCGCATCCTGCTCGCGCGCGCGCTCGTGCACGACCCGGCGGTGCTGCTGCTCGACGAACCGTTCGACGGCCTGGACCTCGAATCCAAGCTCGCGCTGCAAGCCGCCCTCGACGACCTCAGCCGCAACGGCACGCGGCTGCTCGTGGTGACGCATCATCTGGACGACCTGCCCCGCTGCATCACGCACGCGGCGGTGCTGGAGGCGGGGCGGGTCGTTGCGAGCGGAGCTGTCGGCGGCATCGCCATTCGCGAATCAATCGGGCGATGGTTCGACCGCCACATACGGCCTACTTCTTGA
- a CDS encoding beta-lactamase family protein, which yields MNPRHLLPALLLAASCFTALAAPDFARAGVDEAKLREIPRRMQKFVDDSVVSGAVTLVARRGQVVGVEALGYADLASKRPMRAEDIFWIASMTKPITGVAVLMLQDDGKLSIEDPVEKHLPEFKGLWLVASRTNDAATLKRPHRKITLRDLLTHTAGLNTETPDVGRDLSLAERTLFYSQQPLAFEPGSRWQYSNPGINALGRIVEVVAQKDFASFLDDRLFKPLGMKDTTFWPTESQAKRVATPYAPGDRAKQEPPLVPTDFFFLDGRPLTARWRSPKPAGGLYSTAADVAKFYNMMLNHGSAGGRQYLKPETAKLMTTTQTGDIKTGFTEGMSWGLGFQVVKQPTGVTAMLAPGTFGHGGAYGTQSWADPQSQMVFVLMIQRQRLANADASDIRRTFQEAAVAAVVK from the coding sequence ATGAACCCACGCCATCTGCTCCCCGCCCTCCTGCTCGCCGCATCGTGCTTCACCGCGCTGGCCGCGCCGGACTTCGCCAGGGCCGGCGTGGACGAGGCGAAGCTCCGCGAGATTCCCAGGCGCATGCAGAAGTTCGTGGACGACTCGGTCGTCTCGGGCGCGGTGACGCTCGTGGCGCGGCGCGGCCAGGTCGTGGGCGTCGAGGCGCTCGGCTACGCCGACCTCGCGTCGAAGCGGCCGATGCGCGCCGAGGACATCTTCTGGATCGCCTCCATGACCAAGCCCATCACCGGCGTCGCCGTGCTGATGTTGCAGGACGACGGCAAGCTCTCCATCGAGGACCCGGTCGAGAAGCACCTGCCCGAATTCAAGGGCCTCTGGCTCGTCGCGTCGCGCACGAACGACGCCGCCACGCTCAAGCGCCCGCATCGCAAGATCACCCTCCGCGACCTGCTCACGCACACCGCCGGCCTCAACACCGAGACGCCCGACGTGGGCCGCGACCTTTCGCTCGCCGAGCGCACGCTCTTCTACTCACAGCAGCCGCTGGCCTTCGAGCCCGGCAGCCGGTGGCAATACAGCAACCCCGGCATCAACGCGCTCGGCCGCATCGTCGAAGTCGTCGCGCAAAAGGACTTCGCCTCGTTCCTCGACGACCGCCTCTTCAAGCCGCTCGGGATGAAGGACACCACGTTCTGGCCCACCGAGTCGCAGGCGAAGCGCGTCGCCACGCCTTACGCGCCCGGCGACCGCGCGAAGCAGGAACCGCCGCTCGTGCCCACGGACTTCTTCTTCCTCGACGGCCGGCCGCTCACCGCGCGCTGGCGTTCGCCCAAGCCCGCGGGCGGCCTCTACTCGACCGCGGCGGACGTCGCGAAGTTTTACAACATGATGCTCAACCACGGCAGTGCGGGCGGCCGGCAGTATTTGAAGCCTGAGACGGCGAAGCTGATGACCACCACGCAGACCGGCGACATCAAGACCGGCTTCACCGAGGGCATGAGCTGGGGGCTGGGCTTCCAGGTGGTGAAGCAGCCGACCGGCGTGACCGCGATGCTCGCGCCGGGCACGTTCGGCCACGGTGGCGCTTACGGCACGCAGAGCTGGGCCGACCCGCAGTCGCAAATGGTGTTCGTCCTGATGATCCAGCGCCAGCGCCTCGCCAACGCCGACGCCTCCGACATCCGCCGCACCTTCCAGGAAGCCGCCGTCGCGGCGGTGGTGAAGTAA
- a CDS encoding sugar phosphate isomerase/epimerase, whose translation MILTGIGDEGANTIDGQIRATQELGWRHIEMRGVEVAGFKKDNLHNIPDEAFAIVERKLKDSGVGIYAFGSTIMNWAKTVETPFDVTLAEVRRAIPRMQRLGTKYVRVMSFKPGDADAVTPPVVHERVREVTKRFLDAGLQPVHENCMNHGGMSSQHALELLDKCPGLKWVFDTANPIFNADRRGPQPWKKQDPWEFWTHVRDHTAHIHIKDATWNAAKNDADYNWPGEGAGRVRDILKDAFARGYDAGISIEPHMVVVFHDPHAQQSNDDAMRANYVEYGRRLEKLIAGVKRELVAEKPAVASSLSPATR comes from the coding sequence ATGATTCTCACGGGCATCGGCGACGAGGGCGCGAACACGATCGACGGGCAGATTCGCGCAACGCAGGAGCTCGGCTGGCGGCACATTGAGATGCGCGGCGTCGAGGTTGCCGGCTTCAAGAAGGACAATCTCCACAACATCCCGGACGAGGCGTTCGCCATCGTCGAGCGCAAGCTCAAGGACAGCGGCGTGGGCATCTACGCCTTCGGCTCGACGATCATGAACTGGGCGAAAACCGTCGAGACGCCGTTCGACGTGACGCTCGCCGAGGTGCGCCGCGCCATCCCGCGGATGCAGCGGCTCGGCACGAAATACGTCCGCGTGATGAGCTTCAAGCCCGGCGACGCCGACGCCGTCACGCCGCCGGTCGTCCACGAGCGCGTGCGCGAGGTGACGAAGAGGTTCCTCGACGCCGGCCTTCAGCCCGTCCACGAGAACTGCATGAACCACGGCGGCATGAGTTCGCAACACGCGCTTGAACTTCTCGACAAGTGCCCCGGCCTCAAGTGGGTCTTCGACACCGCCAACCCCATCTTCAACGCCGACCGCCGCGGCCCGCAGCCGTGGAAGAAGCAGGACCCGTGGGAATTCTGGACACACGTCCGCGACCACACCGCGCACATCCACATCAAGGACGCGACGTGGAACGCGGCGAAGAACGACGCCGACTACAACTGGCCCGGCGAAGGCGCGGGCCGCGTGCGAGACATCTTGAAGGACGCGTTCGCGCGCGGCTACGACGCGGGCATCAGCATCGAGCCGCACATGGTCGTGGTCTTCCACGACCCCCACGCGCAGCAAAGCAACGACGACGCGATGCGGGCCAACTACGTCGAGTATGGCCGCCGGCTCGAGAAGCTCATCGCAGGGGTGAAACGCGAACTGGTGGCTGAGAAGCCAGCCGTAGCCTCCTCCCTCTCGCCCGCAACCCGTTAA
- a CDS encoding DUF393 domain-containing protein: protein MNATKPMSAWQFALFRVVFGGYLVVHFAHVLPWAGELFSREGLLPDARLNFTHGYLPDPLEHFQSAAFATSFVAALTGLSVLFTLGVARRTCALLLWYGWACLFNRNNLISNPGIPYVGLLLLLCALVPAGEPLAWRGRRDAAWRMPAAIFWGAWMLLVAGYTYSGAWKLLSPSWLDGSALHHLLTNPLARPGAFRDLMLSLPDGALRGLTWAALAGELLALPLSFTRRGRCAAWLAMLAMHLGILLVVDFADLTLGMVMIHLFTFDPEWLPARRGSRALVLFDGDCGLCDRSVGFLLAEDTAQTLRFAPLQGTTAAPVLRRHSLEAQPLSSVVAVEREGTAHERVHVRSAAVAAALDSIGGLWRIAAWMLRFVPLRICDAGYDFIAARRHRWFPPACRLGAPDADRMLP, encoded by the coding sequence ATGAACGCGACGAAGCCGATGTCGGCATGGCAGTTCGCGCTGTTCCGCGTCGTCTTTGGCGGCTACCTGGTGGTCCACTTCGCGCACGTGCTTCCGTGGGCGGGCGAACTCTTCAGCCGTGAAGGCTTGCTTCCCGACGCGCGCCTCAACTTCACGCACGGCTACCTGCCGGACCCGCTCGAGCACTTCCAAAGCGCCGCGTTCGCCACGTCGTTTGTCGCCGCGCTCACCGGGCTCTCAGTGCTCTTCACGCTGGGCGTCGCGCGTCGCACCTGCGCGCTGCTGCTGTGGTATGGCTGGGCCTGCCTCTTCAACCGCAACAACCTCATCAGCAATCCCGGCATCCCCTACGTCGGCCTGCTGCTGCTGCTCTGCGCGCTCGTGCCCGCGGGCGAACCGCTCGCGTGGCGCGGCCGGCGCGACGCCGCGTGGCGCATGCCCGCCGCGATTTTTTGGGGCGCGTGGATGCTGCTCGTCGCCGGCTACACTTACAGCGGCGCGTGGAAACTCCTCAGCCCGAGCTGGCTCGACGGCTCCGCGCTGCACCATCTGCTCACGAACCCGCTCGCCCGCCCCGGCGCCTTCCGCGACCTGATGCTCTCGCTGCCCGATGGTGCGCTGCGCGGGCTCACGTGGGCCGCGCTTGCCGGTGAACTTCTCGCGCTGCCGTTGAGCTTCACACGCCGCGGCCGTTGCGCCGCGTGGCTTGCCATGCTCGCGATGCACCTCGGCATCCTGCTCGTCGTGGATTTCGCCGATCTCACGCTTGGCATGGTGATGATCCACCTGTTCACGTTCGACCCGGAGTGGCTGCCCGCGCGCCGCGGGTCGCGCGCGCTCGTGCTCTTCGACGGCGATTGCGGCCTGTGCGACCGCTCGGTCGGCTTCCTCCTCGCCGAGGACACCGCCCAAACCCTTCGCTTCGCACCGCTCCAAGGCACCACAGCCGCGCCCGTCCTGCGGCGGCACTCGCTCGAAGCACAACCGCTCAGCAGCGTGGTCGCCGTCGAGCGCGAAGGCACCGCCCACGAGCGCGTCCATGTGCGGTCGGCCGCCGTCGCCGCTGCGTTGGATTCCATCGGCGGACTCTGGCGGATCGCGGCGTGGATGCTCCGGTTCGTCCCGCTGCGAATCTGCGATGCCGGCTACGACTTCATCGCAGCCCGACGGCACCGGTGGTTTCCGCCCGCCTGCCGGCTCGGCGCCCCCGACGCAGACCGAATGTTGCCGTAG
- a CDS encoding sterol desaturase family protein has translation MGTTTIIIAVGLGFLLLERLWPASKLPQVRGWWMRVVVVNLCQLGIVLLAGISWDRWMQGASLLRLRDGVGDVSSAAIAYLVSSFVYYFWHRVRHESVLFWRLCHQLHHSPRRIEVLTSFYKHPVEIAINSILSSAIVYLLLGCSVRAAAIYTVVIAVAEYFYHWNVRTPRWIGWIIQRPESHRIHHEYQRHTLNYADLPVIDWLFGTLENAGRDVRRCGFNPRREARFDEMLAGRDVHKAEAWPGFAPTCFGCRKRWACQMAKQEAATTRAA, from the coding sequence ATGGGCACGACAACGATCATCATCGCGGTGGGGCTGGGCTTCCTCCTCCTCGAACGCCTCTGGCCTGCCTCGAAGCTCCCGCAAGTGCGCGGCTGGTGGATGCGCGTCGTGGTGGTGAACCTCTGCCAGCTCGGCATCGTGCTGCTCGCCGGGATTTCGTGGGACCGCTGGATGCAGGGCGCCTCGCTCCTGCGTCTCCGCGATGGGGTGGGCGATGTCTCGTCCGCAGCCATCGCCTATCTGGTCTCCTCGTTCGTTTACTACTTCTGGCACCGCGTGCGGCACGAGTCGGTGTTGTTCTGGCGGCTTTGCCACCAGCTTCATCACTCGCCGCGGCGCATCGAGGTGCTGACCAGTTTTTACAAGCACCCGGTCGAGATTGCGATCAACTCGATCCTGAGCAGCGCGATCGTTTACCTGCTGCTCGGATGCAGCGTCCGCGCCGCGGCGATCTACACGGTCGTCATCGCCGTCGCGGAATACTTCTACCATTGGAATGTCCGCACGCCGCGGTGGATCGGCTGGATCATCCAGCGGCCCGAGTCGCACCGCATCCACCACGAATACCAGCGCCACACGCTCAACTACGCCGACCTGCCGGTGATTGACTGGCTCTTTGGAACGCTCGAAAACGCCGGACGCGACGTCCGCCGGTGCGGCTTCAACCCGCGGCGCGAGGCGCGGTTCGACGAGATGCTCGCGGGCCGTGACGTCCACAAGGCCGAGGCGTGGCCGGGCTTCGCGCCGACGTGCTTCGGCTGCCGCAAACGGTGGGCGTGCCAGATGGCGAAGCAGGAGGCCGCAACCACCCGCGCCGCATGA
- a CDS encoding class I SAM-dependent methyltransferase — protein sequence MIGPAMMPQTVRTPPPKNPAEGRQVCDLCGSGAWQVFASRGRGGMKLSTVICQECGLVYTNPRPTERENSEFYHKRYWGEFKNKTVPDDRFFRRRLPKIRPLLAQLQPFLRPGVKVLEVGCSVGALLWSMRERVGSTGAFVGVEPHEGHAQFARDAKGLDVRTGLLNEVSHKLKPASFDLVVMNHVLEHTISPTDVLLTCKKLLKPHGHLIVEVPNVEAPGSRLSHFFHHAHHHAFSPRTIERLAQKTGFKTRRVDALDGDLPRTRLNAIFEKPAGPDAPQPTRFIRDDPVERAAALRRYERWYWLTAASLRKKVTHWRRQRE from the coding sequence ATGATTGGGCCCGCGATGATGCCGCAGACAGTCAGGACTCCTCCGCCCAAGAATCCGGCTGAAGGCCGGCAGGTGTGTGACTTGTGCGGCAGCGGCGCGTGGCAGGTGTTCGCCTCGCGCGGCCGCGGCGGGATGAAACTCTCAACGGTCATCTGCCAGGAGTGCGGGCTGGTTTACACGAATCCGCGGCCGACCGAGCGCGAGAATTCCGAGTTCTACCACAAGCGCTACTGGGGCGAGTTCAAGAACAAGACCGTGCCGGACGACCGGTTCTTTCGCCGCCGGCTGCCCAAGATCCGGCCGTTGCTCGCGCAGTTGCAGCCGTTCCTCCGCCCCGGCGTGAAGGTGCTTGAGGTCGGATGCAGCGTCGGCGCGTTGTTGTGGTCGATGCGCGAAAGGGTCGGCTCGACCGGCGCGTTCGTCGGCGTGGAACCGCACGAGGGCCACGCCCAGTTCGCGCGCGACGCGAAGGGGCTCGATGTCCGCACCGGCCTGCTCAACGAGGTTTCCCACAAGCTCAAGCCTGCGAGCTTTGACCTGGTCGTGATGAACCACGTGCTCGAGCACACCATCAGCCCGACGGATGTCCTCCTCACGTGCAAGAAACTCCTCAAGCCGCACGGCCATCTCATCGTCGAGGTGCCGAATGTCGAGGCGCCGGGTTCGCGGCTCTCGCACTTTTTCCACCACGCGCATCATCACGCGTTCAGCCCGCGCACGATCGAGCGACTCGCGCAAAAGACGGGCTTCAAGACACGCCGCGTGGATGCGCTCGACGGCGACCTGCCGCGCACGCGGCTCAACGCGATCTTCGAAAAGCCGGCGGGACCGGACGCGCCGCAACCGACGCGGTTCATCCGGGACGACCCCGTCGAGCGGGCCGCCGCGTTGCGCCGCTATGAGCGCTGGTATTGGCTCACCGCCGCGAGTCTTCGCAAAAAGGTCACGCACTGGCGCAGACAGCGCGAGTAG
- a CDS encoding helix-turn-helix domain-containing protein: MATVADMLRQGREARKLDVHQVADLTKIKTEHIRAMEEGRWGAFSAPVYIRGFVRTYAQTLKLPIGQVLVQLDEELSRTPEFSTPPSLIPRKKTVLDHAMLLISTLNWGLVLPLLLGLAVIATAVWGYALWRRHKTTDPLSTLGPGLYQPKSGGGEYLPLPTNYPPAKP, translated from the coding sequence ATGGCCACCGTTGCCGACATGCTCCGCCAGGGACGCGAAGCCCGGAAGCTCGACGTTCACCAGGTCGCCGACCTGACCAAGATCAAGACCGAGCACATCCGCGCAATGGAGGAGGGCCGGTGGGGCGCGTTCAGCGCGCCCGTATACATCCGCGGATTCGTGCGCACCTACGCGCAGACGCTCAAGCTCCCCATCGGCCAGGTGCTCGTGCAACTCGACGAGGAGCTGTCGCGCACGCCCGAATTCAGCACGCCGCCGAGTCTCATCCCGCGCAAGAAGACCGTCCTCGACCACGCGATGCTCCTGATCTCCACGCTCAACTGGGGTCTCGTGCTGCCGCTGCTGCTCGGCTTGGCCGTCATCGCCACGGCCGTCTGGGGCTACGCGCTCTGGCGCCGGCACAAGACCACCGACCCGCTCAGCACGCTCGGCCCGGGGCTTTACCAACCCAAGTCCGGCGGTGGGGAATACCTTCCGCTGCCGACGAACTATCCGCCGGCGAAACCGTAG